One Pullulanibacillus sp. KACC 23026 DNA segment encodes these proteins:
- a CDS encoding Arc family DNA-binding protein, which yields MSRRKAFPLRIDPQLYEVLEKWAHDELRSVNAQIEVILKEAAKKAGRLKKD from the coding sequence ATGAGCCGAAGAAAAGCCTTTCCGCTGCGGATCGATCCGCAGCTTTACGAAGTCCTGGAAAAATGGGCGCATGATGAACTGCGAAGTGTCAATGCTCAGATCGAGGTTATATTGAAAGAAGCTGCTAAGAAAGCAGGGCGGCTGAAAAAAGACTAA
- a CDS encoding endo-1,4-beta-xylanase, whose protein sequence is MNKKFGFKHSMSILMAVILAFGALLTLPAITPAHAESTDVKTKYTFDFNPADQATEQSWFTPSSASQVAWKSGSGLGVGDDDVLQGTHTGTDYTSANNAIRLTLPEALPAGYTYNIQVSFYVPSALNKGKSTITGPGVVLNGGYSNGQYKLPSSPGTIPMDTWQTVNVTTPVMTDDLTSVDFRFVTNTAENHPDVWYIDHIVISQVGDPKPVPTWDLSLPSLANTYKDSFLVGNVIEPNQLDTKTTNMFKSYYNVVTPENAMKPASLSTAKGVYDFTNADSIVNWAEQNGIAVHGHTLVWYQQSPDWLNKNSDGTPLTRSEARQNLHDYITKVAGHFAGKVISWDVVNEALDGGSLPVTNWKDDARKSPWYLAYANGADTSKGESGADYIYDAFVYAREADPNAMLYYNDYNETDAWKREAIAQMVEDLNKKWLKDKRNTDPSRKLIEGVGMQSHYYTSGPDPSQVEATIQRFIQAGVKISVSELDVGYGSYGGTAYPTLTQDQQVTQADYYARLFEIYKAYADHIQRVTVWGKADSQSWRSTNSPVLFDSLFAPKQAYYAVLDPSGYLEKQGQTPRPLYDLTVSTPGASSLIAGLPAVINVKAAAADLGNYKLVAYLTKDGVTCSAKFPLFNGKGKIVIPRAPEAGQYSVVVDAYNGSTLFASKAVPLTIAKNKFEVNVSGTTLNYSLDHEGKAVFKPTVDQLHAILNSDSPTIKIDLSGDKNVTGIRFTVPTEPFKKIDKTLEFTVLNKSYKVKTKTIWNNSGKTRIITINAKGLSITNN, encoded by the coding sequence ATACATTTGACTTCAACCCAGCGGACCAAGCTACGGAGCAATCCTGGTTTACTCCGTCATCCGCCTCCCAGGTTGCATGGAAGAGCGGCAGCGGGCTTGGTGTTGGGGATGATGATGTGCTTCAAGGCACCCATACCGGAACGGACTACACGAGTGCTAATAATGCGATTCGTTTGACACTGCCAGAGGCACTTCCCGCGGGCTATACTTACAACATTCAAGTATCCTTTTATGTTCCATCTGCACTCAACAAAGGTAAATCCACGATAACCGGACCCGGGGTTGTGTTAAACGGGGGATATTCCAATGGCCAATATAAGCTTCCTTCGAGTCCTGGAACTATTCCAATGGACACCTGGCAGACCGTCAACGTGACCACCCCTGTTATGACTGATGACCTAACGAGTGTCGACTTCCGTTTTGTGACCAATACCGCTGAAAATCATCCTGACGTTTGGTACATCGACCACATCGTAATCAGTCAAGTTGGCGATCCCAAGCCGGTACCCACATGGGATCTTAGCCTTCCGTCACTGGCTAATACCTATAAGGACAGCTTCTTAGTTGGTAATGTTATAGAGCCCAACCAGCTCGATACCAAAACGACCAACATGTTTAAGTCTTACTATAATGTTGTGACACCTGAAAACGCGATGAAGCCTGCTTCTCTAAGTACAGCGAAAGGCGTTTACGATTTCACAAATGCTGACTCCATTGTCAATTGGGCGGAGCAGAACGGAATCGCGGTTCATGGTCATACATTAGTCTGGTATCAGCAATCCCCAGACTGGCTGAACAAAAACTCAGACGGAACACCGTTAACACGGAGTGAAGCCCGCCAAAATCTCCATGACTATATCACAAAGGTTGCCGGACACTTCGCCGGAAAAGTCATTTCATGGGACGTTGTGAACGAGGCTTTGGACGGTGGTTCTCTCCCAGTCACCAATTGGAAGGATGACGCCAGAAAGTCTCCTTGGTATTTGGCTTATGCGAATGGGGCGGACACATCTAAAGGCGAAAGCGGTGCCGATTATATTTACGACGCATTTGTCTACGCTCGAGAGGCCGACCCGAACGCGATGCTTTACTACAACGACTATAATGAAACCGACGCCTGGAAGCGTGAGGCGATTGCGCAGATGGTGGAGGACCTTAACAAAAAATGGCTCAAAGACAAACGTAACACGGATCCAAGCCGCAAACTGATTGAGGGTGTGGGCATGCAGTCTCATTATTATACATCTGGTCCTGACCCATCCCAGGTTGAAGCCACTATCCAACGATTTATTCAGGCTGGGGTGAAGATTAGTGTATCTGAACTCGATGTCGGCTACGGTTCTTATGGCGGGACAGCTTACCCAACGCTGACTCAAGACCAGCAAGTCACCCAGGCCGACTATTACGCTCGCCTGTTTGAAATTTACAAAGCATATGCTGACCATATCCAGCGCGTAACCGTTTGGGGAAAGGCGGATTCACAGAGCTGGCGCAGCACCAACAGCCCTGTTCTTTTCGATAGCCTGTTCGCACCGAAACAAGCTTATTATGCAGTTCTTGATCCGAGCGGTTACTTGGAGAAGCAAGGGCAAACCCCGCGCCCACTCTATGACTTGACTGTCTCGACGCCAGGCGCGAGCTCACTTATTGCCGGTCTTCCTGCTGTCATAAATGTTAAAGCCGCCGCTGCTGATCTCGGCAACTACAAGTTGGTTGCTTACCTTACCAAGGACGGTGTAACATGCAGCGCTAAGTTCCCGCTATTCAACGGGAAAGGGAAAATCGTTATTCCGCGCGCACCTGAAGCTGGACAGTATAGTGTTGTCGTTGACGCTTATAATGGATCGACTCTCTTTGCTTCAAAGGCTGTTCCATTGACGATTGCTAAAAATAAGTTCGAAGTTAATGTTAGCGGAACAACGCTCAACTACAGTCTCGACCACGAAGGAAAGGCTGTATTTAAACCTACAGTGGATCAGCTCCATGCCATTCTCAATAGCGATTCACCAACCATCAAGATTGATCTAAGCGGTGATAAAAACGTGACCGGCATCCGGTTCACTGTCCCAACAGAGCCGTTTAAAAAGATTGATAAGACCCTTGAATTCACCGTTCTAAACAAAAGTTACAAGGTAAAGACGAAAACGATCTGGAACAACTCAGGTAAAACAAGAATTATCACGATTAATGCAAAAGGTCTATCCATTACAAATAACTAA
- a CDS encoding MgtC/SapB family protein — translation MQVEFIIRIIISGILGCLIGLERERRYKEAGLRTHFLVAIGSSIIMIISKYAFNDVLNGDSTVLDPSRIAAQVVSGIGFLGAGTILVQRQSVRGLTTAAGLWATSGIGLSIGAGMYIVGIVGACLVLIGLELLTHLFQRILPNKSYQLMVQTNSDDISTIIELLTESNLTISQYQVKIKQSETKPQYRIDFKLKLEKGKVNENTITSKLQKLNGISSIEFINS, via the coding sequence TTGCAAGTTGAATTCATCATTCGAATTATCATTTCCGGAATCCTTGGTTGCTTAATTGGACTGGAGAGAGAAAGGCGATATAAGGAAGCAGGATTACGCACTCATTTCTTGGTTGCAATTGGGAGTTCCATCATTATGATTATCTCTAAATATGCTTTTAATGATGTTTTAAATGGAGACTCAACGGTATTAGATCCGAGTCGAATAGCTGCTCAAGTCGTCAGCGGGATCGGTTTCTTAGGGGCGGGAACAATACTGGTCCAGCGTCAATCTGTAAGGGGACTGACCACAGCAGCAGGATTGTGGGCGACATCAGGAATTGGATTGTCGATAGGGGCTGGAATGTACATTGTCGGAATTGTAGGGGCCTGTTTGGTTTTAATCGGTCTTGAATTACTCACCCATTTATTTCAACGGATTCTCCCCAACAAATCTTATCAGCTAATGGTTCAAACAAATTCAGATGATATTTCAACCATTATTGAACTGCTTACAGAATCAAATCTGACTATTTCTCAATATCAGGTGAAAATCAAACAGTCTGAGACAAAACCACAGTATCGCATTGATTTTAAGTTAAAGTTAGAAAAAGGAAAAGTTAATGAAAATACAATTACGAGTAAATTGCAAAAGTTGAATGGCATTTCTTCTATTGAATTTATAAATAGTTAA
- a CDS encoding CBO0543 family protein: MKKYQPQKRLLQAMLGLNLLIIIPLILRKHPIKDWVIVYLFNAGTNIIIDNSLTKKKIVKYPIRLLSKVYDTHLLFDYFLYPTFTILYNQWSVKDKPFIIIGKLFLMTTPAFFIELLAERKTDLVDWSKKWKWYHTYFSIISKSLITRLFIGLLRWVERSQRSD; this comes from the coding sequence ATGAAAAAGTATCAGCCTCAGAAGCGACTTTTACAAGCTATGCTAGGTCTAAATCTATTGATCATCATTCCACTGATTTTAAGAAAACATCCAATTAAGGATTGGGTGATTGTGTATTTATTTAACGCCGGTACAAATATCATAATAGATAATAGTTTAACGAAGAAGAAAATAGTTAAATATCCAATAAGGTTATTATCCAAAGTATATGATACACATCTATTATTTGATTATTTTTTGTATCCGACATTTACCATTTTATATAATCAGTGGTCGGTTAAAGATAAGCCTTTTATAATAATAGGAAAGCTTTTTCTTATGACCACCCCAGCATTCTTTATAGAGCTTTTGGCAGAAAGAAAAACGGATCTGGTTGATTGGAGCAAAAAGTGGAAATGGTATCATACATACTTTAGTATTATTTCAAAGTCATTAATAACAAGGCTTTTTATTGGTCTCTTGAGATGGGTAGAAAGATCACAGAGAAGTGATTAG
- the yfkAB gene encoding radical SAM/CxCxxxxC motif protein YfkAB: protein MQLKGKQISPEYDPWEAYLDIEDYHHMELTNVEFTTTTLCNMRCEHCAVGYTLQIKDPEALPVELMIQRLEEIPHLRSISITGGEPMLSLASVKNYVIPLLKYASTRGVRTQINSNLTLNLERYEDILPYLDVLHISHNYGGVQDFSEIGFGASKKNVSNAVREKFFERMVSNAKILSERGVFISAETMLNSRTLPNLEAIHKQIVEMGCRRHEVHPMYPSDFASTLNLLSLDEIRDGIHHLLDIRDKNVWMLFGTLPFYPCSDSPEDLRLISRLYNEENVTVRNDPDGRSRLNVNIFNGEITVTDFGDVPSFGNVQTTKLTEAYEKWTQTEHAKSIHCHCPAVKCLGPNLLVKDTYYKNVDFTQRKA from the coding sequence ATGCAATTAAAAGGTAAACAGATAAGCCCTGAATATGACCCTTGGGAAGCTTATCTTGATATTGAAGACTATCATCACATGGAATTAACGAATGTTGAATTTACAACCACCACACTTTGTAATATGCGCTGTGAACATTGTGCAGTCGGGTATACCTTACAAATCAAAGACCCAGAAGCACTTCCAGTTGAGTTGATGATACAACGCTTGGAGGAGATCCCTCATTTGCGTTCTATAAGTATAACCGGAGGGGAACCGATGTTGTCACTTGCCTCCGTTAAGAACTACGTGATTCCATTGCTTAAGTATGCCTCCACGCGAGGAGTCCGAACACAAATCAATTCTAATTTAACACTCAACCTGGAGCGCTATGAAGACATACTGCCTTACCTTGATGTTTTGCACATTAGCCACAATTACGGAGGGGTACAAGATTTCTCAGAGATCGGATTTGGGGCCTCAAAGAAAAATGTTTCTAACGCTGTTCGCGAGAAATTTTTCGAACGAATGGTAAGCAATGCAAAAATTTTAAGCGAGCGCGGTGTGTTTATTTCAGCTGAAACCATGTTGAACAGCCGTACCCTGCCTAATCTTGAAGCTATCCACAAGCAAATTGTCGAAATGGGTTGCAGGCGCCATGAAGTACATCCTATGTACCCAAGTGATTTTGCAAGTACCCTGAACCTCTTATCTTTAGATGAAATTCGAGACGGTATTCATCATTTATTAGATATAAGGGATAAAAACGTCTGGATGCTTTTTGGGACGTTACCGTTTTATCCATGCAGTGATAGCCCAGAAGATTTGAGGCTTATCTCACGTTTATATAATGAAGAAAATGTCACGGTCCGTAATGATCCAGACGGAAGGTCCCGACTCAACGTTAATATTTTCAATGGAGAGATTACTGTAACCGACTTCGGTGATGTTCCAAGCTTCGGGAATGTCCAAACAACAAAGCTAACGGAAGCTTATGAAAAATGGACACAAACCGAACATGCCAAAAGCATCCATTGCCACTGCCCAGCCGTCAAATGTCTAGGCCCTAACCTACTAGTCAAGGACACCTACTACAAGAACGTCGACTTTACCCAACGCAAAGCTTGA
- a CDS encoding EAL domain-containing protein, with protein MGLQGRFFAVLFAIVYTVLMVLIHFAQQDEMSHFEVFLSIILFIPMYFLGLQFDKARYYSKQFDDIFEDGHILLWIWESKTKTSHISSGCEQIYGYTRKEFHGDPHLWLTLVYKKDKPVAQKFQIETLKGHPYSSKYRIVHKNGKIKWIQNNATPVLDKDGKLIKINGVTIDVTQQMESGITFKKLIDASPIANIIIKDHVILYSNTKGLELFGADSLKDVIGENLLTFLTEEQRNVSIQRIRQLFFDESHELSPTEFKLKQLDGTLIDVMSSGIRTTFENEEAVLVVARDITQEKKMKERLKEAEEKYRSISEESLVGVYMFDDGKVTYINKEVERILGFSREEIATMNFLDLFAEESQEIARYNLSQMLASNITTITEDVLMVTKNGDVRDIEIRSVVTTISNKKVIIGTIIDRTNEKKGQMELNKALKDLQDIKFALDESAIVCMTNTIGEIIYVNDQFCEMYQYSRDELIGKTQVLFIPNFKSDPSMKELLQTITSGRVWKGELERISKDGHSHWFETTIVPILDGESKPYNYIEIQFDITQKILSQQEVKYLAFYDSLTGLRNRNSLNKYIDEQIGRLDPSKETLSIFFIDFDRFKNINDTLGHKYGDLMLQKATDYLIECVQNKEHIFRYGGDEFVIVLRHEDPTDAEKLSQHIICRFSDNLLIKGIEVFTTPSIGISQFPHDGNNAEELLKSADLAMYYAKESGRNNFKFFHASIGERANRTVVIETELRKALKENQFVLYFQPKVHLLTNEIIGYESLIRWIHPEMGMIPPTEFIPVAEDSGLIVKLGEWVLDQTCKIANELNASKLKKTPIALNISVKQFTDANFVTISKEIIERNHCNPSLLEFEITETVMQDVFSSIKIVKELKKMGLKVSMDDFGTGYSNLSILSEMDIDILKIDRSFVQKMCESPKSLSLVKTIISMGHSLGFEVIAEGIETLQQLELLKYYHCDIGQGYYFSPPVPLEKLMNSLT; from the coding sequence ATGGGCCTTCAAGGGAGATTTTTTGCGGTTTTGTTTGCTATTGTTTATACGGTTTTAATGGTGTTGATCCATTTTGCTCAGCAAGATGAAATGAGTCATTTTGAGGTGTTTCTTTCAATAATCTTATTTATTCCTATGTATTTCTTGGGTCTTCAGTTCGATAAGGCAAGATATTACTCGAAGCAGTTTGATGATATTTTTGAAGATGGCCATATTTTGCTTTGGATTTGGGAGAGCAAAACGAAGACTTCACATATATCTAGCGGCTGTGAACAAATTTACGGCTATACCAGAAAAGAGTTTCATGGTGATCCCCATTTGTGGTTAACGCTTGTCTACAAGAAAGACAAACCTGTTGCTCAGAAATTTCAAATTGAAACCCTAAAAGGGCATCCTTATTCCTCCAAATATCGGATAGTACATAAGAACGGTAAGATAAAATGGATACAAAATAACGCAACACCTGTTTTAGATAAGGATGGAAAACTCATCAAAATAAACGGTGTCACCATCGATGTTACACAACAAATGGAATCAGGCATAACTTTCAAAAAATTAATTGATGCCTCTCCCATTGCGAATATCATTATCAAAGATCACGTTATTCTTTATTCAAATACTAAAGGATTGGAGCTATTTGGCGCTGATTCGCTAAAGGATGTAATAGGAGAAAATTTATTAACCTTTCTTACAGAAGAACAGCGTAACGTTTCCATTCAGAGAATCAGACAGCTTTTCTTTGATGAATCACATGAATTGTCTCCTACTGAATTTAAACTCAAACAGTTAGATGGCACATTAATTGATGTGATGTCTTCGGGAATACGAACGACCTTTGAAAATGAAGAAGCTGTATTGGTTGTGGCAAGAGATATTACTCAAGAGAAAAAAATGAAAGAAAGGTTGAAGGAAGCAGAAGAAAAGTATCGGAGTATATCGGAAGAATCTTTGGTTGGCGTTTATATGTTTGATGACGGAAAAGTGACCTATATTAACAAAGAAGTCGAAAGGATTCTCGGGTTTTCACGCGAGGAAATAGCCACTATGAATTTTCTTGATTTATTTGCTGAAGAAAGTCAGGAGATTGCACGATACAACCTCTCACAGATGCTTGCCTCGAACATAACTACCATCACGGAAGATGTTCTAATGGTAACCAAAAATGGAGATGTGAGAGATATTGAAATTCGGTCGGTAGTGACCACCATCAGCAACAAGAAAGTGATCATCGGCACCATCATTGACCGAACGAATGAGAAGAAAGGCCAAATGGAATTGAATAAAGCCTTAAAAGATCTGCAGGATATTAAATTTGCCTTGGACGAATCCGCCATTGTTTGCATGACCAACACAATCGGTGAAATCATCTATGTTAATGATCAATTTTGTGAGATGTACCAATACTCCCGTGATGAGTTAATTGGCAAGACCCAAGTCTTATTTATTCCAAATTTTAAAAGTGATCCGTCCATGAAAGAATTACTCCAAACGATAACATCGGGTCGTGTTTGGAAGGGTGAATTGGAGAGGATTTCTAAAGATGGTCATTCACATTGGTTTGAAACCACCATTGTTCCTATATTAGACGGTGAGAGCAAGCCCTATAACTATATAGAAATTCAGTTTGACATTACCCAGAAAATTCTCTCACAGCAAGAAGTCAAATACTTGGCTTTTTATGATTCGTTAACGGGGCTTCGAAATCGAAACTCCTTAAATAAATATATCGATGAACAAATAGGGAGGTTAGATCCGAGCAAAGAGACGCTCTCCATCTTTTTCATTGATTTTGACCGATTTAAAAATATAAATGATACGTTAGGTCATAAATATGGTGACCTCATGTTACAAAAAGCCACCGACTATTTAATCGAATGTGTTCAGAACAAGGAACACATTTTTCGATATGGTGGAGATGAATTCGTTATTGTATTAAGGCATGAGGACCCAACAGACGCCGAAAAACTTTCACAACATATCATTTGCAGGTTCTCAGATAATCTGCTAATCAAGGGGATCGAGGTCTTCACGACTCCAAGTATAGGAATCAGCCAATTTCCTCATGATGGTAACAATGCGGAGGAATTATTGAAATCAGCCGATTTGGCCATGTACTATGCCAAGGAAAGCGGCCGAAATAATTTTAAATTTTTTCATGCCTCAATTGGAGAAAGGGCCAACAGAACTGTTGTCATTGAAACCGAATTAAGAAAAGCCCTGAAAGAGAATCAATTTGTTCTTTATTTCCAGCCAAAAGTCCATCTGCTTACTAATGAGATCATCGGTTATGAATCCTTAATTCGTTGGATTCATCCTGAAATGGGGATGATCCCTCCAACTGAATTTATTCCTGTGGCCGAAGACTCTGGTTTAATTGTCAAATTGGGTGAATGGGTTTTAGACCAAACCTGTAAAATCGCTAACGAACTAAATGCTTCCAAATTAAAAAAAACACCTATTGCGCTCAACATTTCGGTCAAGCAATTTACGGATGCGAACTTCGTCACTATTTCAAAAGAGATCATCGAAAGAAATCACTGCAACCCCTCTCTATTGGAATTCGAAATTACCGAGACCGTTATGCAAGACGTGTTTTCTAGCATTAAAATTGTGAAAGAGCTGAAAAAAATGGGCCTCAAAGTCTCGATGGACGATTTCGGGACGGGCTACTCCAATCTTAGTATTTTAAGCGAGATGGATATCGACATTTTAAAAATCGATCGTTCTTTTGTTCAAAAGATGTGTGAAAGCCCAAAATCCCTTTCTCTTGTCAAAACCATTATAAGCATGGGGCATAGCCTAGGTTTTGAAGTCATTGCTGAAGGCATTGAAACCTTGCAGCAATTAGAATTATTAAAGTACTATCATTGCGATATCGGCCAAGGCTATTACTTCAGTCCCCCTGTGCCCTTAGAGAAATTAATGAATTCCCTGACCTGA
- a CDS encoding DHA2 family efflux MFS transporter permease subunit: protein MDNTIASKGRLGENKSSKVLVLIGLMLGMIFSELDETVVNTALPTIIRDLGGLSLYGWVAGVYMLAMSSFMPILGKLADLYGRKPIYLIAVGLFIGGSIVCGFSHSMTFLLIGRGIQGLGAGGLMPLAMTISGDLFPIEQRAKVQGFMGPIMFIPMLLGPLMGGFFVDQASWNWIFFINIPVGVLAALFLFIGLKEPSKRQKVTIDWAGSLLLMTGIISLLISPVLIENEGYTWTSPLIVGLLILGVVLIGAFIWVESKVKEPMMPLFLFKNRNILVLSLIVFVVGLGLMGSFSSFPYFAQNVLGLTPTEAGYLTLPMMVGAIASSMVCGVLLTKVRYRELFGIAFIMPVIGFYLFAHINIHTTIIQIIIYFLIAGLGLGALFGGDNLIVQESVPKEHQGVALATVPLFQTIGATVGVSIFGNLLSSTLTKNLEGISNKLPPGMLANKSGLAASGIPKGLPPELLTTIKTLFVDAFQHIYMCAFILTIISFLLCWFLKKEILLSKPEE from the coding sequence GTGGATAATACAATTGCTTCTAAAGGTAGGCTTGGTGAGAATAAAAGTAGTAAGGTTCTCGTTTTAATTGGTTTAATGTTAGGGATGATTTTTTCTGAATTAGATGAAACGGTTGTAAATACGGCGTTGCCGACGATTATTCGGGATCTTGGCGGTCTGTCCCTTTATGGATGGGTAGCTGGGGTCTATATGCTCGCGATGTCCTCCTTTATGCCGATTTTAGGAAAGCTCGCTGATTTGTACGGCCGAAAACCGATTTATTTAATTGCTGTAGGACTTTTTATAGGGGGATCGATCGTTTGTGGATTTTCTCATTCGATGACCTTTCTTTTGATCGGTCGAGGGATTCAGGGACTTGGAGCTGGGGGGCTGATGCCTTTAGCGATGACGATTTCAGGTGATCTCTTCCCGATCGAGCAACGGGCAAAGGTTCAAGGCTTTATGGGGCCGATTATGTTTATTCCAATGTTGCTCGGCCCCTTGATGGGTGGATTCTTTGTCGATCAGGCCAGCTGGAATTGGATTTTCTTTATTAACATTCCTGTTGGTGTCCTTGCCGCTCTCTTCTTATTCATTGGATTGAAGGAACCTTCTAAGAGGCAGAAGGTCACCATTGACTGGGCTGGTTCCCTTCTCTTGATGACTGGGATTATTTCCCTCCTAATTTCGCCTGTCTTAATCGAAAATGAAGGCTATACATGGACCTCTCCTCTTATAGTTGGATTACTCATTCTAGGTGTTGTTCTAATTGGTGCCTTCATTTGGGTCGAATCCAAAGTAAAAGAACCGATGATGCCATTATTTTTATTTAAAAATCGAAACATATTAGTCTTGTCATTAATTGTTTTTGTTGTTGGTCTTGGGCTGATGGGCTCCTTCTCATCCTTCCCTTATTTCGCCCAAAACGTATTAGGACTTACGCCAACTGAAGCAGGTTACTTAACCTTGCCTATGATGGTAGGAGCAATTGCTTCGTCAATGGTCTGTGGGGTCTTATTAACAAAAGTCAGGTATCGTGAGCTCTTCGGCATCGCCTTCATCATGCCTGTTATTGGCTTTTATTTATTTGCCCATATTAACATTCACACCACTATTATTCAGATTATTATCTACTTCTTAATAGCGGGTCTTGGGCTCGGTGCCCTGTTCGGTGGCGACAACCTGATTGTTCAGGAATCGGTGCCCAAAGAACACCAAGGTGTCGCTTTAGCAACCGTGCCTTTATTCCAAACCATTGGTGCGACCGTCGGGGTAAGTATATTTGGTAACCTTTTATCCTCGACCCTTACAAAGAACCTAGAAGGGATCAGCAATAAACTGCCACCCGGTATGCTCGCTAATAAGAGTGGACTGGCCGCTTCAGGCATTCCTAAAGGGCTGCCCCCTGAATTACTAACTACTATTAAAACTTTATTTGTCGATGCCTTCCAACACATCTATATGTGCGCCTTTATCCTCACCATCATCTCATTCCTATTGTGTTGGTTCCTAAAAAAAGAAATCCTATTATCAAAACCAGAAGAATGA
- a CDS encoding MOSC N-terminal beta barrel domain-containing protein: MQLIGKIKEMNRYPVKSFKGETLDSTRIEKNGVYGDRCFAFIDETKSGWHRYITARQIPAMLSYQARLSHEGFNDPFPKLQITTPEGHFLTWNDDLLKEIQAYTKKKVSMINLKPTGSDLLAVDEASLLIVTTASLNKLEHLWGKPLDSRRFRANLVIAVENEELNENEWIGKKLKINDVTLSIDSFCERCAMVTLDPETIDRDKSLLKTINDDMNLKFGLYASVTQTGHIHKDAPVYLI; the protein is encoded by the coding sequence ATGCAATTAATAGGGAAGATCAAAGAAATGAATCGATATCCTGTTAAATCGTTTAAAGGGGAGACGTTGGACTCCACTAGGATTGAAAAAAATGGGGTATACGGTGACCGCTGCTTTGCTTTTATCGACGAGACTAAGAGTGGCTGGCATCGATACATAACGGCTCGACAAATACCGGCTATGCTAAGCTATCAAGCCCGATTAAGTCATGAAGGATTTAATGATCCATTTCCAAAATTACAAATCACCACACCTGAGGGCCATTTTTTAACTTGGAACGACGATTTATTGAAGGAAATTCAAGCCTATACCAAAAAGAAGGTCTCAATGATCAACCTGAAACCAACAGGCTCCGACCTGCTAGCTGTCGATGAAGCCAGTCTCTTAATTGTAACGACAGCTTCATTAAATAAACTAGAGCACTTGTGGGGTAAACCGTTAGACAGCCGACGCTTTAGAGCGAATCTTGTCATCGCTGTCGAGAACGAAGAACTCAATGAAAATGAATGGATCGGCAAAAAGCTGAAAATAAATGATGTGACACTTAGCATAGATTCATTTTGCGAAAGATGTGCCATGGTCACACTTGACCCCGAAACCATAGATCGTGACAAAAGCCTGCTCAAAACAATTAACGACGACATGAATTTAAAATTCGGCCTCTACGCCTCCGTAACCCAGACTGGCCACATCCACAAAGATGCCCCTGTGTATTTAATATGA
- a CDS encoding SPFH domain-containing protein → MRERSIFKMNGFAALIIALVCILGGIYFIFGGSVGGGIGGVVLIIIGIIVATSLTIVQPNQAKVLTFFGTYIGVIREQGLWATIPFTFKKSVSLRVMNFTSERLKVNDLEGNPIEIAAVVVYKVNDSAKALFDVENYETFIQIQSETGIRHIASRYAYDLYDDAGESTLTLRQNSDEIADVLLHDLQKRLDVAGVSVIEARIMHLAYSSEIAAAMLQRQQANAVLSARKVIVDGAVGLVKAAIDQLQEQEIVELDEEKKAQMVNNLMVAIVSEKGTQPIINTGTIY, encoded by the coding sequence ATGAGGGAAAGATCGATCTTTAAAATGAATGGTTTTGCAGCGCTTATCATTGCTCTGGTTTGTATTCTTGGCGGGATTTATTTCATCTTCGGCGGATCAGTTGGAGGCGGGATAGGAGGAGTTGTTTTAATCATTATTGGTATCATTGTCGCCACCAGTTTAACGATTGTGCAGCCAAACCAAGCCAAAGTATTAACGTTCTTTGGGACGTATATTGGTGTTATTCGTGAACAAGGCTTGTGGGCAACGATTCCTTTCACTTTCAAAAAAAGCGTATCATTGCGCGTGATGAATTTTACAAGTGAACGGCTAAAGGTTAATGATCTAGAAGGAAATCCCATTGAAATTGCGGCGGTCGTAGTTTATAAAGTCAATGATTCGGCAAAGGCCTTATTTGATGTGGAAAACTATGAGACATTCATTCAAATCCAAAGTGAAACAGGGATTCGCCACATTGCAAGCCGATATGCTTATGATCTCTACGATGACGCAGGAGAAAGCACCCTTACGCTTAGGCAAAATAGTGATGAAATTGCAGACGTTCTGCTTCATGATTTGCAAAAGAGGCTGGACGTTGCCGGTGTCAGTGTGATTGAAGCCCGGATTATGCACTTGGCTTATTCGTCTGAAATTGCCGCTGCCATGCTGCAAAGACAACAAGCGAATGCGGTTCTGTCCGCTCGCAAAGTCATTGTTGACGGGGCTGTCGGGTTAGTAAAAGCAGCGATTGATCAGCTTCAAGAACAAGAAATTGTGGAACTCGATGAAGAGAAAAAAGCGCAAATGGTGAACAACTTAATGGTGGCCATTGTTTCTGAGAAAGGAACACAGCCTATAATTAATACCGGAACTATCTATTAA